TCCAGTTCGTAACCATTGCTAGTAATTCGCACTCGAACCCAAATCTGAGTACAGCAGGCCATAAACAACATGACCCCAAAGACGTAATGCAATGACTGACTGGACTTTGGCTGCATGCGTCGCGGGTGCGCCTTTTGGTTAGCAAGTGAAGACATTTCCCAAGTTAGTAGTCGAGACATAACGCTTATAAACTTCCTCCTATTGATACAGACTTCTCAAAAACTCTCATCCGCGCACTGCGTGCACGCGGGTTTCTACAAACCTCTGCCTCCGTGGCAACAACAGCCGATGGCGTTAACAGCAAGCCTCGAGGTTCAAGCCCTTCGAGGCTTGGCAACTTGGGATTTCCTTCGCTGCGCTTCCACTTTCGCATCTCTTGAGTCACTACCTTGTCCTCCAGCGAATGGAAGCTAATTACGCACAAGCGTCCACCAGGTCGCAATAGATCCAAGGCATCTGCCAAAAAGCTCCTAATGGCGTTCAGCTCGTCGTTAACGGCTATTCGTAAGGCCTGAAAGGGAACCGTAGCAGGGTGAGATTGACGAGAGCCAGTAGCAGCGTTTCTTATTCTCCTAATTCTTGGGCTCCCTAAAACTTCCTCGCACAGATGTCGTAGTTCAAGTGTGGATTTAACTGGGCGCGCCTCGATAATAGCCCTTGCTAATTTTCCGGAATACTGGCCCACGCCACCCTGCTGGAACAAAGCCTTCAGCTCACCTAATGAGTAAGCATTTACAATTTTATCAGCAGTAATAGTGGACTCTTGATCCATGCGCATATCCAGCGGACCGTCCTTCTGAAAAGAAAACCCGCGTTCGGCCTCCGCAAGTTGGTAGCTCGAAACCCCCAGATCGACAAGGATCGCATCAAACGAGTTCATAGCTTCACCTAGAGCGGAAAATCCTGCTGGCATGAGATTTAGATTTTTGCCTATGAGAGTTTTCGCATCCGCAAAATTTCCCCTAATGAGCGCGGTTCTCGACTCAAAATCCTTCAATCTGGCTTTCGCTCTCTTCATTGCTTCTAAATCCCGATCGATCCCAACCAAAAACGCATTCTCGCCACTCTTTAGCCAGCCAAGGGCATGCCCTCCTCCCCCCAATGTGCAATCGAGCAAATACCTTGGCTTCCCACTCTCTACGCGACCGCCAAGCGCGAGATACCCCAAAACCTCCTGAAAAAGAACCGACTCGTGCTCCACCAAAGTTTCACTATATGTCGACATCCATAAACAGCGCCGGATCTTCAAGTAGCGCCGCCTCTGCTTCCTGAAAGACTAGACTCCAAACTCTACTCTCCCAGATACGAAATCCATTAAGCGTAGAAGTAAAAACCACCTCTCGCTCCAAGCCAGCATAGGAGCGCAAGTGTTGTGGTATGTTGATTCTCCCGCTAGCATCCATGGGACAAGCAGCGGCTCTAGCCAGATAAAAATTCTCTAGCTTTTGAAGCTTTGGATCAAAGCGACTTCGGCCAGCCAACTTCTGTTCAAGCCTCAGCCATTCATCCTGAGCAAAAGCCTCTATGCAGCGAGCGCCAGCAGAAATAAAATTGGTAAGAACCAGCACGTTCTGTTTGCGCTCCTGCAATAACTGCCTAAACGTAGAGGGAATGCTTATCCGGCCTTTTTCGT
The sequence above is drawn from the Deltaproteobacteria bacterium genome and encodes:
- the rsmH gene encoding 16S rRNA (cytosine(1402)-N(4))-methyltransferase RsmH, translated to MSTYSETLVEHESVLFQEVLGYLALGGRVESGKPRYLLDCTLGGGGHALGWLKSGENAFLVGIDRDLEAMKRAKARLKDFESRTALIRGNFADAKTLIGKNLNLMPAGFSALGEAMNSFDAILVDLGVSSYQLAEAERGFSFQKDGPLDMRMDQESTITADKIVNAYSLGELKALFQQGGVGQYSGKLARAIIEARPVKSTLELRHLCEEVLGSPRIRRIRNAATGSRQSHPATVPFQALRIAVNDELNAIRSFLADALDLLRPGGRLCVISFHSLEDKVVTQEMRKWKRSEGNPKLPSLEGLEPRGLLLTPSAVVATEAEVCRNPRARSARMRVFEKSVSIGGSL
- a CDS encoding division/cell wall cluster transcriptional repressor MraZ translates to MEPKNSSEDKAERARYSFCGSFTHSLDEKGRISIPSTFRQLLQERKQNVLVLTNFISAGARCIEAFAQDEWLRLEQKLAGRSRFDPKLQKLENFYLARAAACPMDASGRINIPQHLRSYAGLEREVVFTSTLNGFRIWESRVWSLVFQEAEAALLEDPALFMDVDI